Genomic DNA from Gemmatimonadota bacterium:
GAATCGTCCTGATAAGCGACCGCCACGCGCGTCAGGCCCCGGCGGGTCAGGAACTCCATCATCGCCTCCGTTTCCTGGTAGTAGGAGGCGCGCAGATTGATTACGTTCTGCCATTGCCCGTCGCGCAGAAAGGGGGCGCCGGTAAAAGGTGCGATGTAGGGCACTCCGGCAGCCGCCGCAACCGGCACCGACGACCGCGCCGTCGGGGTGCCGACCGCTCCGATGAGCGCGAACACCTGGCGCTCATTGATCAGCGTGCGCATGTTCTCGATCGCGGCTTCCGGCTCATAGCCGTCGTCAAGCGAGATCAGTTCCAGCCGCCGGCCGTGCACGCCTCCGTTCCGGTTGGCCTCGTGGAAAGCAGCCTCGATTCCGGCCCGCATCGCCTGACCCAGCCCGCTGGCCGGTCCGGTGAGCGCCGCCGACTGCCCGAACAGAATGCGCTCCGGGTCGACGCCCGGCTCGGCCGAGATCCCCGAAAAAGCCGCCAGCCCGGCGATCAGAACCAGCCCTCGCATGCCCCCCCGTAACACGGTGCTAGAGCCGGGTAACCAGCGTCAGCCGGTTGCGGTTGCCCTCCCGGGCGTACTTGACCTCGTCCATCATCTCCCGCACCAGGTACACGCCCAGACCGCCGATACGACGTTCCTCGATGCCTGCATCGATATCCGGGTCCGGCGTTTCCGTCAGTGGATCGAAGGGGCTGGCTTCATCGATGAATTCGATGGTTACGCTGTCATCCGCGGCCAGGAGTCGAAATTCCAGTTCCTGGGATTCATCGTTGCCGTAGCCGTGGTCGATGATGTTCAGACCCAGTTCCTCCACCACAAGCTTGACCTTGAAGACCAGTTCATCCGGCCACTGTTCCAGCTGGGCCATTTCGTCGATGGCTTTCTCCACCAGCTCCAGTTGCCCGTGGCTGGCATGGATCTTCAGGCGGATTTCGCCGCTCATGACTACGAACCGGACCTCAGCAGCACCAGGCAGGTGATGTCGTCCGACTGCGATCGGTCGCCCGCGAATTTCCTCACCGCCGCGAACACGGCATCGTTCGCCGTCCGCGCGCTCTCCAGCGTGGCGCCCGCGAAGACGTCCAGCAAGCGATCCATGCCGAATTCCTCGCTGTCCAGGTCTTCCGCCTCGGAGACGCCGTCCGTGTACATCACCAGCGCCTCGCCCGGTTCCAGCCGGGCCTGATCGGTGCTGAACTCGAACTGCGGAGCAACCCCCAGCGCCACTCCGCCGGTGAGCGGCAGGATGGTGGAGGACCCGTCCTTGTGGACGATCAGCGGCGGATTATGTCCGCCGTTGGCGTAGCGCACCAGTCCGGTTGCGGGATCGAACACGGCGTAGAACAGCGTCACGAACATGTTGGCGTCGTTTCCGTCCTGGAGTTGCTCGTTGACCACGGTAACGACAGCGCCCGGGTCCTCACTGCCGAGCGCCGCGCCCTTCAGCAAGGTACGGCTGGACATCATGAACAGCGCCGCGGGAACGCCCTTGTCGGACACATCCGCAATGGCCATTCCCAGGCGCCCGTTCTCCAGCCGGATAATGTCGAAGAAATCGCCGCCGACGTTCCGGGCCGGCGCCATGCTGCCGTACAGCTGGTATTGCTCGTTCTTCGGAAATTG
This window encodes:
- a CDS encoding SpoIIE family protein phosphatase, translating into MQAQHKILMVDDESDLEQLVRQRMRREIRSGQYAFLFAGDGVEALEALGEHSDIDLVLSDINMPRMDGLTLLEKIPDVDTDLRSVVISAYGDMKNIRAAMNRGAFDFVTKPIDFDDLRITIDRSLRQLEMWREAEASKDKLLTLQSELDVAHTMQQSILPKQFPKNEQYQLYGSMAPARNVGGDFFDIIRLENGRLGMAIADVSDKGVPAALFMMSSRTLLKGAALGSEDPGAVVTVVNEQLQDGNDANMFVTLFYAVFDPATGLVRYANGGHNPPLIVHKDGSSTILPLTGGVALGVAPQFEFSTDQARLEPGEALVMYTDGVSEAEDLDSEEFGMDRLLDVFAGATLESARTANDAVFAAVRKFAGDRSQSDDITCLVLLRSGS
- a CDS encoding ABC transporter substrate-binding protein, yielding MRGLVLIAGLAAFSGISAEPGVDPERILFGQSAALTGPASGLGQAMRAGIEAAFHEANRNGGVHGRRLELISLDDGYEPEAAIENMRTLINERQVFALIGAVGTPTARSSVPVAAAAGVPYIAPFTGAPFLRDGQWQNVINLRASYYQETEAMMEFLTRRGLTRVAVAYQDDS
- a CDS encoding ATP-binding protein, producing the protein MSGEIRLKIHASHGQLELVEKAIDEMAQLEQWPDELVFKVKLVVEELGLNIIDHGYGNDESQELEFRLLAADDSVTIEFIDEASPFDPLTETPDPDIDAGIEERRIGGLGVYLVREMMDEVKYAREGNRNRLTLVTRL